One window of Nicotiana tomentosiformis chromosome 11, ASM39032v3, whole genome shotgun sequence genomic DNA carries:
- the LOC104103346 gene encoding nicotine N-demethylase CYP82E3: protein MVFPVEAIVGLVTFTFLFYFLWTKKSQKPSKPLPPKIPGGWPVIGHLFYFDDDGDDRPLARKLGDLADKYGPVFTFRLGLPLVLVVSSYEAIKDCFSTNDAIFSNRPAFLYGEYLGYNNAMLFLANYGSYWRKNRKLIIQEVLSASRLEKFKHVRFARIQTSIKNLYTRIDGNSSTINLTDWLEELNFGLIVKMIAGKNYESGKGDEQVERFKKAFKDFMILSMEFVLWDAFPIPLFKWVDFQGHVKAMKRTFKDIDSVFQNWLEEHIKKREKIMEVGTEGNEQDFIDVVLSKMSNEYLGEGYSRDTVIKATVFSLVLDAADTVALHINWGMALLINNQNALKKAQEEIDTKVGKDRWVEESDIKDLVYLQAIVKEVLRLYPPGPLLVPHENVEDCVVSGYHIPKGTRLFANVMKLQRDPKLWSNPDKFNPERFIARDIDFHGQHYEYIPFGSGRRSCPGMTYALQVEHLTMAHLIQGFNYRTPTDEPLDMKEGAGITIRKVNPVKVIITPRLAPELY from the exons ATGGTTTTTCCGGTAGAAGCCATTGTAGGGCTAGTGACCTtcacatttctcttctacttCCTATGGACAAAAAaatctcaaaaaccttcaaaaccCTTACCACCGAAAATCCCGGGAGGATGGCCGGTAATCGGCCATCTTTTCTACTTCGATGACGACGGCGACGACCGTCCATTAGCTCGAAAACTCGGAGACTTAGCTGACAAATACGGACCCGTTTTCACTTTTCGGCTAGGCCTTCCCCTTGTGTTAGTTGTAAGCAGTTACGAAGCTATAAAAGACTGTTTCTCTACAAATGACGCCATTTTCTCCAATCGTCCAGCTTTTCTTTACGGCGAATACCTTGGCTACAATAATGCCATGCTATTTTTGGCAAATTACGGATCTTACTGGCGAAAAAATCGTAAATTAATTATTCAGGAAGTTCTCTCTGCTAGTCGTCTCGAAAAATTCAAACACGTGAGATTCGCCAGAATTCAAACGAGCATTAAGAATTTATACACTCGAATTGATGGAAATTCGAGTACGATAAATTTAACTGATTGGTTAGAAGAATTGAATTTTGGTCTGATCGTGAAAATGATCGCTGGGAAAAATTATGAATCCGGTAAAGGAGATGAACAAGTGGAGAGATTTAAGAAAGCGTTTAAggattttatgattttatcaatGGAGTTTGTGTTATGGGATGCATTTCCAATTCCATTATTTAAATGGGTGGATTTTCAAGGGCATGTTAAGGCTATGAAAAGGACTTTTAAAGATATAGATTCTGTTTTTCAGAATTGGTTAGAGGAACAtattaagaaaagagaaaaaataatggAGGTTGGTACAGAAGGGAATGAACAAGATTTTATAGATGTGGTGCTTTCAAAAATGAGTAATGAATATCTTGGCGAAGGTTACTCTCGCGATACTGTCATAAAAGCAACAGTATTT AGTTTGGTCTTGGATGCAGCAGACACAGTTGCTCTTCACATAAATTGGGGAATGGCATTATTGATAAACAATCAAAATGCCTTGAAGAAAGCACAAGAAGAGATAGACACAAAAGTTGGTAAGGATAGATGGGTAGAAGAGAGTGATATTAAGGATTTGGTATACCTCCAAGCTATTGTTAAAGAAGTGTTACGATTATATCCACCGGGACCTTTGTTAGTACCACACGAAAATGTAGAAGATTGTGTTGTTAGTGGATATCACATTCCTAAAGGAACTAGACTATTCGCAAATGTAATGAAACTACAACGTGATCCTAAACTCTGGTCAAATCCTGATAAGTTCAATCCAGAGAGATTCATCGCTCGTGATATTGACTTTCATGGTCAGCACTATGAGTATATCCCGTTTGGTTCTGGAAGACGCTCTTGTCCGGGGATGACTTATGCATTGCAAGTGGAACACCTAACAATGGCACATTTGATCCAGGGTTTCAATTACAGAACTCCAACTGATGAGCCCTTGGATATGAAAGAAGGTGCAGGCATAACTATACGTAAGGTAAATCCTGTGAAAGTGATAATTACGCCTCGCTTGGCACCTGAGCTTTATTAA